One part of the Candidatus Hydrogenedentota bacterium genome encodes these proteins:
- a CDS encoding VWA domain-containing protein, translating into MEFECEIRSQRVEQLRNLANVPEAGITLSLQPVRVGGEIRIRGDFYDVDINGTGEREHIPFYVRPDGMAVELNPYNDPSQNYWPGHNTEAYANIVENPFTRATDEPLSTFSIDVDTASYSNVRRFLEQGTLPPPDAVRIEELVNYFDYAYAPPEDRSKPFAAHVTVAGCPWNAEHRLVRIGLKGWEMAKTERPASNLVFLIDVSGSMQPENKLPLVRQALRLLAHQLDEHDRVAMVVYAGSSGLVLPSTPGNERETILDAIDRLDAGGSTNGGAGIQLAYRIAVENFLKGGANRVILATDGDFNVGITNEGDLTRLIEEKAKSGVFLTVLGFGLGNLKDATMEHLADKGNGNYAYIDTLNEARKVLVEQMSGTLVTIAKDVKIQVEFNPAQVGAYRLIGYENRVLAARDFNDDTKDAGEIGAGHAVTALYEIVPAGTPADTAPVDPLRYQQTPGLSDAAASGELMTLKLRYKAPDGDTSELLTFPVNDTGVEWELADPDFKFAASVASFGMLLRSSAHKGSATFDTVRAWAESGLGGDPSGYRTEFLELVGKAKGITGE; encoded by the coding sequence ATGGAATTTGAGTGTGAAATACGCTCACAACGTGTGGAACAACTGAGGAACCTCGCGAATGTTCCGGAAGCGGGAATAACGCTGAGTCTGCAGCCGGTCAGAGTCGGAGGCGAAATCAGAATAAGAGGTGATTTCTACGATGTGGATATAAACGGCACGGGTGAACGGGAGCATATTCCTTTCTACGTACGGCCGGATGGGATGGCAGTCGAGCTTAATCCCTATAACGACCCATCCCAAAACTACTGGCCGGGCCACAACACGGAGGCGTACGCGAACATTGTTGAGAACCCGTTCACACGCGCGACGGACGAGCCGCTGTCGACGTTCTCGATCGACGTGGACACGGCGTCGTACAGCAATGTGCGGCGCTTCCTTGAACAGGGGACGCTACCGCCGCCAGACGCGGTGCGCATCGAGGAACTGGTCAATTATTTCGACTACGCGTACGCGCCGCCGGAGGACCGGTCGAAGCCGTTTGCCGCGCATGTGACGGTAGCGGGCTGCCCGTGGAACGCGGAGCACCGGCTTGTGCGCATCGGGCTGAAGGGCTGGGAAATGGCGAAGACAGAGCGTCCCGCGAGCAACCTGGTGTTCCTGATCGACGTATCGGGGTCGATGCAGCCGGAGAACAAGCTGCCGCTCGTGCGGCAGGCGCTGCGCCTGCTCGCGCATCAACTCGACGAGCACGACCGCGTGGCGATGGTCGTCTACGCGGGCAGTTCCGGGCTGGTGCTGCCGTCGACGCCGGGCAACGAACGCGAGACGATCCTCGACGCCATCGACCGGCTCGATGCGGGCGGCTCGACAAACGGCGGCGCGGGCATCCAGCTTGCCTACCGGATCGCGGTCGAAAACTTCCTCAAAGGCGGCGCAAACCGCGTCATCCTCGCGACCGACGGCGATTTCAACGTCGGTATTACGAACGAGGGTGATCTGACGCGGCTCATTGAGGAAAAGGCGAAGTCCGGCGTGTTCCTGACGGTGCTCGGGTTCGGCCTGGGCAACCTGAAAGACGCGACGATGGAGCATCTGGCCGACAAGGGCAACGGCAACTACGCGTATATCGACACGTTGAACGAGGCGCGCAAGGTGCTCGTCGAGCAGATGAGCGGGACGCTCGTGACCATTGCGAAGGACGTGAAAATCCAGGTCGAGTTCAACCCGGCGCAGGTGGGCGCGTACCGGCTCATCGGCTACGAGAACCGCGTGCTCGCGGCGCGCGATTTCAACGACGACACGAAGGACGCGGGCGAAATCGGCGCGGGGCACGCCGTCACGGCGCTGTATGAGATCGTGCCCGCGGGCACGCCCGCGGATACGGCGCCGGTGGACCCGCTGCGCTATCAGCAGACGCCGGGGCTCAGCGATGCGGCCGCGAGCGGCGAGTTGATGACGTTGAAACTGCGCTATAAGGCGCCCGACGGCGATACCAGCGAGTTGTTGACGTTTCCCGTGAACGACACCGGGGTCGAATGGGAACTGGCCGATCCGGACTTCAAGTTCGCCGCATCGGTCGCGAGTTTTGGCATGCTGCTGCGTAGTTCGGCTCACAAAGGCAGCGCGACCTTCGACACCGTCCGCGCATGGGCCGAATCCGGCCTCGGCGGCGACCCGAGCGGCTACCGCACCGAGTTCCTCGAACTTGTGGGCAAGGCGAAGGGAATCACTGGAGAGTGA
- a CDS encoding alpha/beta fold hydrolase translates to MRKKLLLGCGAFIALVLLTLAVFVYLLVHRADGDYFDSNGARIFYTDEGAGEPVILIHGIGVNADWNWRRTGVTRALAKHFRVIAFDLRGHGLSDKPADPERYGVEMVEDVVRLMDHLGIGKAHVAGYSLGGFLLQRLLVLHPDRIQSAAICAAGWKNPEDPTPIPSPYRSPEEQPKPRALQAALFPMDNSKSLFHFVRNWIGDRFLSQPVKKALKATYPELAVLQPDLEAIHTPTMCIIGDRDGFRYLAEDLRRHLPGVEFVEVPGANHFTLPFYPSFKRNLVRFLTAHAMSGETAQPDSAAAGAGTALKVLTWNIQMLPAAFSQMDRRLDKMQAERAPWIIDHLNQSDYDVVCLQEVLDVAMQRKLEAGLKEQYPYEVPPQYAADGRAFSNGVLFMSRVPIRYVAHVVFDDLSRIEVFTSKGCCLVEGEKDGMPFQLAGTHFPTGRQAIKDKAVAAIAERLLAPHRRPGVPQILLGDFNTDKGSPEYDALLRLTETADFPVDDPRPYSSDSRNSWKTGKPNKLNLIDHVLLNPCGTASAFMRVTIQRPTREYEGRTIDLADHYGVAAELTLMGGGFGQ, encoded by the coding sequence TTGCGAAAGAAACTGCTGCTGGGTTGCGGCGCGTTTATCGCGCTGGTGCTGCTGACTCTCGCCGTCTTCGTGTACCTGCTGGTACATCGCGCGGACGGAGACTATTTTGACTCGAACGGTGCGCGCATCTTCTACACAGATGAGGGCGCGGGCGAACCGGTCATCCTGATCCACGGCATCGGCGTGAACGCGGACTGGAATTGGCGGCGGACGGGCGTGACACGCGCATTGGCGAAGCACTTCCGCGTCATCGCGTTCGACTTGCGCGGCCACGGGCTCAGCGACAAGCCCGCGGACCCGGAAAGGTACGGCGTTGAGATGGTCGAGGACGTCGTGCGGCTTATGGACCATCTTGGTATCGGGAAGGCGCACGTGGCCGGGTATTCGTTGGGCGGGTTTCTCCTGCAGCGCCTGCTCGTGCTGCACCCCGACCGTATACAGAGCGCTGCCATCTGCGCGGCGGGGTGGAAAAACCCCGAAGACCCGACGCCCATCCCGAGTCCGTATCGCTCGCCCGAGGAACAACCCAAACCGCGGGCGCTGCAGGCGGCGCTGTTCCCGATGGACAATTCCAAGTCCCTGTTCCATTTTGTCCGGAACTGGATCGGCGACCGGTTCCTGAGCCAGCCCGTGAAGAAGGCCCTGAAAGCAACCTATCCGGAACTGGCCGTGCTGCAACCGGACCTGGAAGCGATCCACACGCCCACCATGTGCATCATCGGCGACCGCGACGGGTTCCGCTATCTCGCGGAGGACCTGCGCCGGCACCTGCCCGGTGTTGAGTTTGTCGAGGTGCCTGGCGCAAACCATTTCACTCTGCCGTTCTATCCGTCGTTCAAGCGCAACCTCGTCCGGTTCCTGACCGCGCACGCAATGTCCGGCGAGACCGCGCAGCCGGACTCCGCGGCGGCGGGCGCGGGCACGGCGCTCAAGGTGCTCACGTGGAACATTCAAATGCTGCCCGCCGCGTTTTCGCAAATGGACCGGCGGCTCGACAAGATGCAGGCCGAGCGCGCGCCATGGATTATTGACCACCTGAACCAGAGCGACTACGACGTGGTGTGTCTGCAGGAAGTGCTCGATGTCGCGATGCAGCGGAAACTCGAGGCGGGCCTGAAGGAGCAGTATCCGTATGAAGTGCCGCCGCAGTACGCGGCCGACGGTCGCGCATTCAGCAACGGGGTGCTCTTCATGAGCCGCGTACCCATCCGGTACGTGGCGCATGTGGTCTTCGACGACCTCTCGCGCATCGAGGTGTTCACGTCGAAGGGCTGCTGCCTGGTCGAGGGCGAGAAGGACGGCATGCCCTTCCAGCTCGCGGGCACGCATTTCCCCACGGGCAGGCAGGCGATCAAGGACAAGGCCGTCGCCGCGATTGCGGAGCGCCTGCTCGCGCCGCACCGGCGCCCGGGCGTGCCGCAGATTCTGCTCGGCGACTTCAACACGGATAAGGGCTCGCCCGAATACGATGCGCTGCTCCGCCTCACCGAAACGGCGGATTTTCCCGTGGACGACCCGCGCCCGTATAGCTCCGACAGCCGGAACAGTTGGAAGACGGGCAAGCCGAACAAGCTGAACCTGATCGACCACGTCCTGTTGAATCCCTGCGGCACGGCATCGGCTTTCATGCGCGTGACCATCCAGCGCCCAACCCGCGAATACGAAGGCCGGACCATCGACCTTGCGGACCACTACGGCGTGGCCGCGGAATTGACGCTCATGGGCGGCGGATTCGGGCAGTAA
- a CDS encoding sigma-70 family RNA polymerase sigma factor — translation SEVREQAMDTIAGSKAAWVAEALRQFERPLLRYAAGITGDAELARDIVQETFLKLCTADRAKVDGHLAAWLHTVVRNHALNVRKKESRMAPLLDEHAATLANGGSGPGAEADRNETHRLIADTIRELPADQQEACRLKFHNGLTYREISEVMGVSLGTVSNLVAGALDVLRRRLRTERDPVREN, via the coding sequence CTAGCGAAGTGCGGGAACAAGCCATGGACACCATCGCGGGAAGCAAGGCGGCGTGGGTGGCGGAGGCGCTGCGGCAATTCGAGCGCCCGTTGCTCCGCTACGCGGCCGGGATTACCGGCGACGCGGAACTGGCGCGGGACATCGTGCAGGAGACCTTTCTCAAGCTCTGCACGGCGGACCGAGCGAAGGTGGACGGACACCTCGCCGCCTGGCTCCACACGGTGGTGCGCAACCACGCACTCAACGTGCGCAAGAAGGAATCGCGTATGGCGCCCCTGCTCGACGAGCACGCGGCCACGCTGGCCAACGGCGGTTCCGGACCCGGCGCCGAGGCGGACCGCAACGAAACGCATCGCCTCATCGCCGACACGATCCGCGAACTGCCTGCCGACCAGCAGGAAGCCTGCCGCCTCAAATTTCATAACGGATTGACCTACCGCGAAATCAGCGAGGTCATGGGCGTGTCCCTCGGGACCGTCTCGAACCTGGTCGCCGGCGCGCTCGACGTGCTGCGCCGCCGATTGCGGACCGAACGCGACCCGGTCCGGGAGAATTGA